One genomic segment of Paenibacillus xylanexedens includes these proteins:
- the gcvH gene encoding glycine cleavage system protein GcvH, translating into MSELKSDFLYSEEHEWVQTVGEDTVRIGITEFAQHQLGDIVFVELPDLETNVKAEDSIGTIESVKTVSDLFSPVTGSIIAVNDSLQDSPELVNSSPYEEGWMIEIRVDGDLTAALSTLMNADAYRKHTEE; encoded by the coding sequence ATGAGCGAATTGAAAAGTGATTTCCTGTACAGTGAAGAGCACGAATGGGTGCAAACCGTAGGGGAGGATACTGTACGTATTGGCATTACCGAGTTCGCGCAGCATCAGCTGGGTGACATTGTGTTTGTGGAATTGCCTGACCTTGAAACCAATGTAAAAGCAGAGGACAGCATTGGAACGATCGAATCGGTCAAAACGGTGTCGGACTTGTTTTCTCCAGTCACTGGTTCAATTATTGCAGTGAATGATTCATTGCAGGACTCCCCTGAACTTGTCAACAGCTCTCCATACGAGGAAGGCTGGATGATTGAAATCCGTGTTGATGGAGATCTGACAGCGGCATTGTCTACATTGATGAATGCAGACGCGTATCGTAAACATACGGAAGAATAG